Proteins from a genomic interval of Stenotrophomonas maltophilia:
- a CDS encoding winged helix-turn-helix domain-containing protein has protein sequence MTRLLLVEDDLKLAGLIGRYLQPHGYHVHCVHDGSQACAAVQAFQPEVVVLDLMLPGRDGLQVCRDLRDFCNVPVLMLTARDNALDHVLGLESGADDYVIKPVEPPVLLARLRALLRRPAQRQPNEQRLRFDTLDIDRRSRRVQLGDRRLELTTGEFEMLWTLASRSGEVLSRDDLLNSVRGIDFNGLDRSVDMCVSKLRRKLQDDPRDPARIKTVRGQGYLFLPAGA, from the coding sequence ATGACCCGATTGCTGCTTGTGGAAGACGATCTGAAGCTGGCCGGACTGATCGGCCGTTACCTGCAACCCCACGGCTATCACGTGCACTGCGTGCACGACGGCAGCCAGGCCTGCGCGGCCGTGCAGGCGTTTCAACCGGAGGTGGTGGTGCTGGACCTGATGCTGCCGGGCCGGGATGGCCTGCAGGTCTGCCGCGATCTCCGCGACTTCTGCAATGTACCGGTGCTGATGCTGACCGCGCGCGACAACGCGCTGGACCATGTGCTGGGCCTGGAGTCCGGCGCCGATGATTATGTGATCAAACCGGTGGAGCCACCGGTGCTGCTGGCACGCCTGCGCGCGCTGCTGCGCCGCCCGGCGCAGCGCCAGCCCAACGAGCAGCGGTTGCGCTTCGATACGCTGGACATCGACCGTCGTAGCCGCAGGGTGCAGCTGGGCGACCGTCGCCTGGAGCTGACCACAGGCGAGTTCGAGATGCTGTGGACGCTGGCCAGCCGCAGTGGCGAAGTCCTCAGCCGTGACGATCTGCTCAACAGCGTGCGCGGCATCGACTTCAACGGGCTGGATCGAAGCGTCGACATGTGCGTAAGCAAGCTGCGGCGCAAGCTGCAGGACGATCCACGCGATCCGGCGAGGATCAAGACTGTGCGCGGTCAGGGCTATCTGTTCCTGCCGGCCGGGGCCTGA